The following proteins come from a genomic window of Pyxidicoccus sp. MSG2:
- a CDS encoding MFS transporter gives MDGSGLTVEPLASTRPGTARRMATGAVLLALVVSAFEGTVVTSAMPTITRELGGEHLYSWVFSAFLFASTVGVLISGKLADRLGRRPVFFGGMGLFLVGSALCGLSESVPMLIAFRVMQGLGAGALQPTTLTISADLYTLRERAAVQGLFTGAWAVGNSLGPLIGGWLVMHASWRWVFLVNVPVGLFAAALLYLSYRDPPRRSDVKLDRWGPLLAGTTAALLLFSLEPGHAEARWLCVLGAVLVGAVLVRQQRASVNPLLPAELLKDRTVLTGVAGSVAGGALLYSMAAWVPLWMTEQGGHTPVGAGLALLPMLLGWSVGSTFGVKLLVRGGMRLSAGVSFAVAAVGAGFLALSAALGWGVPAALVGLGILGLGLGPAASTSLIGPQSRAPWHHRGIVTSSLYAMRLLGGSLSVALLALARGHFAAQFAIAAGLTATAALVLALFAPGRTEPGASEA, from the coding sequence ATGGATGGAAGCGGCTTGACGGTGGAGCCCCTGGCCAGCACGCGCCCGGGCACGGCGCGGCGGATGGCCACCGGCGCGGTGTTGCTGGCCCTGGTGGTCAGCGCCTTCGAGGGCACGGTGGTGACGAGCGCCATGCCCACCATCACCCGTGAGCTTGGTGGCGAACACCTCTACTCGTGGGTGTTCTCCGCCTTCCTCTTCGCCTCCACCGTGGGCGTACTCATCTCCGGCAAGCTGGCCGACAGGCTGGGCCGCCGGCCCGTCTTCTTCGGCGGCATGGGGCTGTTCCTCGTCGGCTCGGCGCTGTGCGGCCTGTCCGAGTCCGTGCCCATGCTCATCGCCTTCCGGGTGATGCAGGGCCTGGGCGCCGGCGCGCTCCAGCCCACCACGCTCACCATCAGCGCGGACCTCTACACGCTGCGCGAGCGCGCCGCAGTGCAGGGCCTCTTCACCGGCGCCTGGGCCGTGGGCAACAGCCTGGGCCCGCTCATCGGCGGCTGGCTGGTGATGCATGCCTCGTGGCGCTGGGTGTTCCTCGTCAACGTGCCCGTGGGGTTGTTCGCCGCGGCGCTCCTGTACCTCTCCTACCGCGACCCGCCGCGCCGCTCGGACGTGAAGCTGGACCGGTGGGGCCCGCTCCTGGCCGGTACCACCGCGGCGCTGCTCCTGTTCTCGCTCGAGCCCGGACACGCGGAGGCCCGGTGGCTGTGTGTGCTGGGCGCCGTGCTCGTGGGCGCGGTGCTGGTGCGCCAGCAGCGCGCGTCGGTGAATCCGCTGCTGCCGGCGGAGTTGCTGAAGGACCGCACCGTGCTGACCGGCGTGGCGGGCAGCGTCGCGGGCGGCGCGCTGCTCTACAGCATGGCCGCGTGGGTGCCCCTGTGGATGACGGAGCAGGGCGGGCACACGCCGGTGGGCGCGGGCCTCGCACTGCTGCCGATGCTGCTGGGCTGGTCCGTGGGCTCCACCTTCGGCGTGAAGTTGCTGGTGCGCGGCGGCATGCGCCTGAGCGCGGGCGTGAGCTTCGCGGTGGCTGCGGTGGGCGCGGGCTTCCTCGCCCTGTCCGCCGCCCTTGGCTGGGGCGTGCCCGCGGCCCTCGTGGGCCTGGGGATTCTCGGCCTGGGGCTGGGGCCGGCCGCGAGCACCTCGCTCATCGGTCCCCAGTCCCGCGCGCCGTGGCACCACCGGGGCATCGTCACGAGCAGCCTCTACGCGATGCGGCTGCTGGGGGGCTCGCTGTCGGTGGCCCTGCTGGCGCTGGCGCGCGGGCACTTCGCCGCGCAGTTCGCCATCGCCGCGGGGCTCACCGCCACTGCGGCGCTGGTGCTGGCGCTGTTCGCCC
- a CDS encoding LysR family transcriptional regulator produces MTTEQLRAFLQVAQEGRLSIAAKGLGLSQSGLSRQLQSLEAELGTRLLVRTPGGAVLTDAGERFLPHAQRALEALSKGTSELERLSSTPQGSVSLGTLHTVGAYLMPDIIPAFAQRFPEVRPRLSEGTAQALEESVARGVLDLAILSLPVRRADLVAQKLWEERLTLVVPRGHRLARQGKPVALAEVVGESWVVIPGMSGTRALEAECEARGVTPKLALETDNAEAIRRMVERGLGVALVPELMTRDHQAQGFDVVPLVRGPKRQVALVHRGEGYLTAAARALKTFIVDSIRAMPEPWGRGQS; encoded by the coding sequence ATGACCACCGAACAGCTCAGGGCCTTCCTCCAGGTGGCGCAGGAGGGCCGCCTCTCCATCGCCGCGAAGGGACTGGGCCTGTCGCAGTCCGGACTGTCGCGGCAGTTGCAGTCGCTGGAGGCCGAGCTGGGCACGCGCCTGCTCGTCCGCACGCCCGGCGGGGCGGTGCTCACGGACGCGGGGGAGCGCTTCCTGCCGCACGCCCAGCGCGCGCTGGAGGCGCTCTCGAAGGGCACCTCGGAGCTGGAGCGGCTGTCGAGCACGCCCCAGGGCTCGGTGTCCCTGGGCACCTTGCACACGGTGGGCGCGTACCTGATGCCGGACATCATCCCGGCCTTCGCGCAGCGCTTCCCGGAGGTGCGGCCCCGGCTGAGTGAGGGCACCGCGCAGGCGCTGGAGGAGAGCGTGGCGCGGGGGGTGCTCGACCTGGCCATCCTGTCCCTGCCAGTGCGGCGGGCGGACCTGGTGGCGCAGAAATTGTGGGAGGAGCGGCTGACGCTGGTGGTGCCGCGCGGGCACCGGCTGGCGAGACAGGGCAAGCCGGTGGCGCTGGCGGAGGTGGTGGGGGAGTCGTGGGTGGTCATCCCCGGCATGAGCGGCACGCGCGCGCTGGAGGCGGAGTGCGAGGCGCGCGGGGTGACGCCGAAGCTGGCGCTGGAGACGGACAACGCGGAGGCCATCCGCCGCATGGTGGAGCGGGGGCTGGGCGTGGCGCTGGTGCCGGAGTTGATGACGCGAGACCACCAGGCGCAGGGGTTCGACGTGGTGCCGCTGGTGCGCGGGCCGAAGCGGCAGGTGGCGCTGGTGCACCGGGGCGAGGGCTACCTCACGGCGGCGGCGCGGGCACTGAAGACCTTCATCGTGGACAGCATCCGCGCGATGCCCGAGCCTTGGGGCAGAGGCCAGTCATGA
- a CDS encoding endonuclease/exonuclease/phosphatase family protein, translated as MTTKVMTFNVLQGGEERFDAILTFLARESPDVLVLQECLGWDDGGRLRRVAEALDVPQDDAHMVLGQSRSRPSGRCYHVAVVSRPALRSVSVHNDRHFLGHCIIQCELDVNGPVTLFGTHFDAHQEKLRYVEARYLRSLLDGAAFREGRYLLAGDLNSLSRKDPYPVDLEDRLRKAGTDKYGHPPRFDVIDDVEEYGWVDTLLERPASSKWVTARRNRGGVTIDYRTDYVFASPRMAERLVSAEVLEVGDTSDHNPLVATFR; from the coding sequence ATGACGACGAAGGTGATGACGTTCAACGTGCTGCAAGGGGGCGAGGAGCGGTTCGACGCCATCCTCACCTTCCTGGCGCGCGAGTCCCCGGACGTGCTGGTGCTGCAGGAGTGCCTGGGCTGGGACGACGGCGGAAGGCTGCGACGGGTGGCGGAGGCGCTGGACGTGCCGCAGGACGACGCGCACATGGTGCTGGGACAGTCGCGCTCGCGGCCGAGCGGGCGCTGCTACCACGTGGCGGTGGTGAGCCGTCCCGCGCTGCGCTCGGTGAGCGTACACAATGACAGACACTTCCTGGGGCACTGCATCATCCAGTGCGAGCTGGATGTGAATGGGCCGGTGACGCTGTTCGGGACACACTTCGACGCGCACCAGGAGAAGCTGCGGTACGTGGAGGCGCGCTACCTGCGCTCGCTGCTGGACGGGGCGGCGTTCCGCGAGGGGCGCTACCTGCTGGCGGGGGATTTGAATTCGCTGTCGCGGAAGGACCCGTACCCGGTGGACCTGGAGGACCGGCTGCGGAAGGCGGGGACGGACAAGTACGGGCACCCGCCGCGCTTCGACGTCATCGACGACGTGGAGGAGTACGGCTGGGTGGACACGCTGCTGGAGCGGCCCGCGTCGTCGAAGTGGGTGACGGCGCGGAGGAACCGGGGCGGCGTGACGATTGATTACCGCACGGACTACGTCTTCGCCTCGCCAAGGATGGCGGAGCGGCTGGTGTCGGCGGAGGTGCTGGAAGTGGGAGACACGTCGGACCACAACCCGCTGGTGGCGACGTTTCGCTGA
- a CDS encoding TfoX/Sxy family protein gives MAKTDSFVDYTVELLEKLGPVQSRSMFGGWGLYFGGRMFGLIAQGQLFLKVDDVTKPDFQAAGCRPFVYEGGGKSVEMGYWLPPADAADDAYALLPWARKAVAAAERAALKKAPKKKAAAKKEAPARKKVPASKKVPASKKAPASKKAAPVKKAARKAASRVKRS, from the coding sequence ATGGCGAAGACGGACAGCTTCGTGGATTACACGGTGGAGTTGCTGGAGAAGCTCGGGCCGGTGCAGTCGCGGTCGATGTTCGGCGGCTGGGGGCTGTACTTCGGCGGGCGGATGTTCGGGCTCATCGCGCAGGGGCAGTTGTTCCTGAAGGTGGATGACGTCACGAAGCCGGACTTCCAGGCCGCGGGCTGCCGGCCCTTCGTTTACGAGGGCGGGGGGAAGAGCGTGGAGATGGGCTACTGGCTGCCACCCGCGGACGCGGCGGATGACGCGTATGCCCTGCTGCCCTGGGCGCGCAAGGCGGTGGCTGCGGCAGAGCGGGCGGCGCTGAAGAAGGCGCCGAAGAAGAAGGCCGCGGCGAAGAAGGAGGCGCCTGCGCGCAAGAAGGTACCTGCGAGCAAGAAGGTACCTGCGAGCAAGAAGGCGCCCGCGAGCAAGAAGGCGGCTCCGGTGAAGAAGGCCGCGCGCAAGGCCGCTTCCCGCGTCAAGCGGTCTTGA
- a CDS encoding AMP-binding protein, with protein sequence MTHAPVPSYVHGTSSTPLLGETIGQNLRRTVERHGDREALVVASQNYRATYRQLWDTTTQVALGLLALGVEKGDRVGIWSPNRFEWVVAQYATARIGAILVNLNPAYRTSELEYALIQSGVSVLLLARGFRQTDYKSMVEEVRPRCPGLRVTMVMDDDWQLLLSNAKHVSEQALEQRESSLQFDDPINIQYTSGTTGFPKGATLSHHNVLNNGFFIGEALHYGPEDRVCIPVPFYHCFGMVIGNLACTSHGATMVIPGEAFDALAVLQTVQAERCTSLYGVPTMFIAELDHPRFGEFDLKSLRTGVMAGSPCPVEVMKQVQSRMNMREVTICYGMTETSPVSTQSALDDPLDKRVSTVGRIHPHLEVKIVDADSGAVVPRGQPGELCTRGYSVMLGYWENPTATEAAVDRAGWMHTGDLATMDADGYVKIVGRIKDMIIRGGENIYPREVEEFLHTHPGVSEAQVIGVPSKKYGEEVMAWVKTKPGVTLTEEELRKHCTGRISTYKVPRYWKFVDAFPMTVTGKVQKFRMRELSVGELGLEDAEAIKTA encoded by the coding sequence ATGACCCACGCCCCGGTTCCCTCGTACGTCCACGGCACCAGCTCCACCCCGCTGCTCGGCGAGACGATTGGTCAGAACCTGCGCCGCACCGTCGAACGGCACGGAGACCGGGAGGCGCTGGTGGTGGCCTCGCAGAACTACCGGGCCACGTACCGGCAGCTCTGGGACACCACCACGCAGGTCGCGCTGGGGCTGCTGGCGCTGGGCGTGGAGAAGGGGGACCGGGTGGGCATCTGGTCTCCCAATCGCTTCGAGTGGGTGGTGGCCCAGTACGCCACCGCACGCATCGGCGCCATTCTCGTCAACCTCAACCCGGCCTACCGCACGTCGGAGCTGGAGTACGCGCTCATCCAGTCTGGAGTCAGCGTGCTGTTGCTGGCGCGCGGTTTCCGGCAGACGGACTACAAGTCCATGGTGGAGGAGGTCCGTCCCCGCTGCCCCGGCCTGCGCGTGACGATGGTGATGGACGATGACTGGCAGCTGCTCCTTTCCAACGCGAAGCACGTGAGCGAGCAGGCGCTGGAGCAGCGCGAGTCGTCGCTCCAGTTCGATGACCCCATCAACATCCAGTACACGTCCGGGACGACGGGCTTCCCCAAGGGCGCCACGCTGTCGCACCACAACGTGCTGAACAACGGGTTCTTCATCGGGGAGGCGCTGCACTACGGCCCCGAGGACCGCGTCTGCATCCCCGTGCCCTTCTACCACTGCTTCGGCATGGTGATTGGCAACCTGGCGTGCACGTCACACGGCGCCACCATGGTGATTCCGGGCGAGGCCTTCGACGCGCTGGCCGTGCTGCAGACGGTGCAGGCGGAGCGGTGCACGTCGCTGTACGGCGTGCCCACCATGTTCATCGCGGAGCTGGACCACCCTCGCTTCGGCGAGTTCGACCTGAAGTCGCTGCGCACGGGCGTCATGGCGGGCTCACCGTGTCCGGTGGAGGTGATGAAGCAGGTGCAGTCGCGGATGAACATGCGCGAGGTGACCATCTGCTACGGGATGACGGAGACGTCACCCGTGTCCACGCAGAGCGCGCTGGATGACCCGCTGGACAAGCGGGTGTCCACGGTAGGGCGCATCCACCCGCATCTGGAGGTGAAGATTGTGGACGCGGACTCGGGCGCGGTGGTGCCCCGGGGGCAGCCGGGTGAGCTGTGCACGCGCGGGTACAGCGTGATGCTCGGGTACTGGGAGAACCCGACGGCCACGGAGGCGGCGGTGGACCGGGCGGGGTGGATGCATACGGGCGACCTGGCCACGATGGACGCGGACGGCTACGTGAAGATTGTCGGCCGCATCAAGGACATGATCATCCGGGGTGGAGAGAACATCTACCCGCGCGAGGTGGAGGAGTTCCTCCACACGCATCCCGGCGTGAGCGAGGCGCAGGTCATCGGCGTGCCGAGCAAGAAGTACGGCGAGGAGGTGATGGCCTGGGTGAAGACGAAGCCCGGCGTGACGCTCACGGAGGAGGAGCTGCGGAAGCACTGCACCGGGCGCATCTCCACGTACAAGGTGCCGCGCTACTGGAAGTTCGTGGACGCGTTCCCGATGACGGTGACGGGGAAGGTGCAGAAGTTCCGGATGCGCGAGCTGTCCGTGGGCGAGCTGGGCCTGGAGGACGCGGAGGCCATCAAGACCGCTTGA
- the epsC gene encoding serine O-acetyltransferase EpsC: MDDSNSRLVAALLEARQRHCFPPDVRRAAPEFVGQVLGLLFPHFAERLECTAAAVRRDVTTVEASLHRIRETLAPLYPEINPSLPARFMERLPGLYDWLRQDAQAIFEADPAARTVDEVILTYPGFYAIAIYRVANALHALGFPLLPRLLTEYAHQRTGVDIHPGATIGRRFVIDHGTGVVIGETTLIGDNVKLYQGVTLGALMVEKALADKKRHPTIEDDVVVYANATILGGETVVGRGSIIAGNAWLTQSVPPQSVVTRRSEVRPRGADGTLDALEFHI; encoded by the coding sequence ATGGACGACTCCAACTCCCGGCTGGTCGCGGCCCTGCTCGAAGCCCGGCAGCGCCACTGCTTCCCTCCAGACGTGCGCCGCGCGGCCCCCGAGTTCGTCGGTCAGGTGCTCGGCCTGCTCTTCCCGCACTTCGCGGAGCGCCTGGAGTGCACCGCCGCCGCCGTGCGCCGCGACGTCACCACCGTGGAGGCCAGCCTCCACCGCATCCGCGAGACGCTCGCCCCGCTCTACCCCGAAATCAACCCGTCCCTGCCCGCGCGCTTCATGGAGCGGCTGCCCGGCCTCTACGACTGGCTCCGCCAGGACGCCCAGGCCATCTTCGAGGCGGACCCCGCCGCCCGCACCGTGGACGAGGTCATCCTCACCTACCCGGGCTTCTACGCCATCGCCATCTACCGCGTGGCCAATGCCCTGCACGCGCTCGGCTTCCCGCTCCTGCCACGCCTGCTCACCGAGTACGCCCACCAGCGCACCGGCGTGGACATCCACCCTGGCGCCACCATCGGCCGGCGCTTCGTCATCGACCATGGCACCGGCGTGGTCATCGGCGAGACGACGCTCATCGGCGACAACGTGAAGCTCTACCAGGGCGTCACCCTGGGCGCGCTCATGGTGGAGAAGGCGCTGGCGGACAAGAAGCGCCACCCGACAATCGAAGACGACGTGGTGGTGTACGCCAACGCCACCATCCTCGGCGGAGAGACGGTGGTGGGCCGCGGCAGCATCATCGCCGGCAACGCCTGGCTCACGCAGAGCGTCCCCCCTCAATCCGTTGTCACCCGCCGCAGCGAGGTGCGTCCCCGCGGCGCGGACGGAACGCTGGACGCACTCGAGTTCCACATCTGA
- the cysK gene encoding cysteine synthase A — MKANNILETIGNTPHVRINRLFPSRVTVHMKLERANPGGSIKDRIALSMIEDAEKRGILKKDSIIIEPTSGNTGIGLAMVAAVKGYKLVLVMPDSMSIERRRLMAAYGATFELTPRAQGMKGAIARAQELVSQVPNAWMPQQFENEANIEVHRRTTVQEILKDFPDGLDYLITGVGTGGHITACAEELKKVWPKLKVFAVEPTKSPVISGGAPGPHPIQGIGAGFIPKNLHKEALDGALQVNEEDAFEFTRRSAREEGIFVGISSGAVLAAVSQKLGEMPDGSRVLCFCYDTGERYLSIETLFPAQQ; from the coding sequence ATGAAGGCGAACAACATCCTGGAGACCATCGGTAACACGCCGCACGTGCGCATCAACCGACTGTTCCCCTCGCGCGTCACGGTGCACATGAAGCTCGAGCGCGCCAACCCGGGTGGCAGCATCAAGGACCGCATCGCCCTGTCCATGATTGAGGACGCGGAGAAGCGCGGCATCCTCAAGAAGGACAGCATCATCATCGAGCCCACCAGCGGCAACACCGGCATCGGGCTCGCCATGGTGGCCGCGGTGAAGGGCTACAAGCTGGTGCTCGTCATGCCGGACTCCATGAGCATCGAGCGCCGCCGCCTCATGGCCGCCTACGGCGCCACCTTCGAGCTCACCCCGCGCGCCCAGGGCATGAAGGGCGCGATTGCGAGGGCGCAGGAATTGGTGTCCCAGGTGCCCAACGCGTGGATGCCGCAACAGTTCGAGAACGAGGCCAACATCGAGGTGCACCGCCGCACCACCGTGCAGGAAATCCTCAAGGACTTCCCGGACGGGCTGGACTACCTCATCACCGGCGTGGGCACCGGCGGCCACATCACCGCGTGCGCGGAAGAACTGAAGAAGGTGTGGCCGAAGCTGAAGGTGTTCGCCGTGGAGCCCACCAAGTCGCCCGTCATCAGTGGCGGCGCGCCGGGCCCGCACCCCATCCAGGGCATCGGCGCGGGCTTCATCCCGAAGAACCTGCACAAGGAGGCGCTCGACGGCGCGCTGCAGGTGAATGAGGAGGACGCGTTCGAGTTCACCCGCCGCTCCGCGCGCGAGGAGGGCATCTTCGTGGGCATCTCCTCCGGCGCCGTGCTGGCCGCCGTGAGTCAGAAGCTGGGCGAGATGCCGGACGGCAGCCGCGTGCTGTGCTTCTGCTACGACACCGGCGAGCGCTACCTCTCCATCGAGACGCTCTTCCCCGCCCAGCAGTAG
- a CDS encoding aminotransferase class V-fold PLP-dependent enzyme produces MTRSLESYRALFPVLQEQLYLNHAGVAPTSLRAAEAVRGWMDDLVYHGIKHERGWEKHCEHVRGLAARLVNAEPGEVAFVRNTSHGLGLVAEGLDWKPGDEVAVASSLEYPSNVYPWQHLKDRGVAVREIEASSGGVTPEAVAAALTPRTRLVALSSVQFATGYRADLDAIGELCERAGVLFCVDGIQSVGCMPVDVKKSRIHFLSADSHKWMLGIAGIGFLYVAKDVLPRLRPVLVGWRSTTDAWNFNRSHFELRTDALKLEEGSAAYTGIYALGAALELLHEVGVGVIETRIHALLARVEEGLRALGCDVGPSPEHRAGILTFLPPGGDARALGAWLSERDVAHSVRRGRVRLSPHFYNLPEEMDRLVELVRTRLG; encoded by the coding sequence ATGACGCGCTCGCTCGAGTCCTACCGCGCCCTGTTCCCCGTCCTCCAGGAGCAGCTCTACCTCAACCACGCTGGCGTGGCCCCCACCAGCCTGCGGGCCGCCGAGGCCGTACGCGGCTGGATGGACGACCTCGTCTACCACGGCATCAAGCATGAGCGCGGCTGGGAGAAGCACTGCGAGCACGTGCGCGGGCTGGCGGCGCGGCTCGTCAACGCCGAGCCCGGCGAGGTGGCCTTCGTGCGCAACACCAGCCACGGCCTGGGCCTCGTCGCGGAAGGGCTGGACTGGAAGCCCGGGGACGAGGTGGCCGTGGCCTCGTCGCTGGAGTACCCCTCCAACGTCTACCCATGGCAGCACCTGAAGGACCGCGGCGTGGCGGTGCGCGAAATCGAGGCGTCCTCCGGCGGCGTCACGCCGGAAGCGGTGGCCGCGGCCCTCACCCCGCGCACGCGGCTGGTCGCCCTGTCCTCCGTGCAGTTCGCCACCGGCTACCGCGCGGACCTGGATGCGATTGGCGAGCTGTGCGAGCGCGCGGGCGTCCTCTTCTGCGTGGATGGCATCCAGAGCGTGGGCTGCATGCCCGTGGACGTGAAGAAGAGCCGCATCCACTTCCTCAGCGCGGACAGTCACAAGTGGATGCTCGGCATCGCCGGCATCGGCTTCCTCTATGTGGCGAAGGACGTGCTGCCCCGGCTGCGCCCGGTGCTGGTGGGCTGGCGCAGCACCACCGACGCGTGGAACTTCAACCGCAGCCACTTCGAGCTGCGCACAGATGCACTCAAGCTGGAGGAGGGCAGCGCCGCGTACACCGGCATCTACGCGCTGGGTGCCGCGCTGGAGCTCTTGCACGAGGTGGGCGTGGGCGTCATCGAGACGCGCATCCACGCGCTGCTGGCGCGGGTGGAGGAGGGGCTGCGCGCGCTGGGCTGTGACGTGGGGCCCTCGCCGGAGCACCGCGCGGGCATCCTCACCTTCCTGCCCCCTGGCGGAGATGCGCGGGCGCTGGGCGCCTGGCTCTCCGAGCGCGACGTCGCCCACTCCGTGCGCCGGGGGCGCGTCCGCCTGTCACCCCATTTCTACAACCTGCCCGAGGAGATGGACCGGTTGGTGGAGCTGGTGCGGACGCGCCTGGGCTGA
- a CDS encoding c-type cytochrome yields the protein MRREVVGAVRNTLLAGLTLFVAGCAGTVRAPYPPIQADTSPAALARGATIFHASCEACHRNGGAETVSGAPLRELPSYMGSFYAANLTSHPTAGVGSATDEELARAIRYAVSRDGRLMVMPSYAMGDADLAAVLGFMRSGDPLFAADAQPAPRSEFSFFGGLGFRVITGNEPVERPASGIPVPAKAATLEYGRYMAHDVYDCASCHTDGFSPNKTEGDDVFSGGMSFLDPEGNKVRSSNITFHETGLANWTLEDFTRAVRDGLAPDGSALRSPMPRFRGMDTVEAQALYDFLRSVPEQDNEVKGARPRLTATSVRPAWVAESAETSGGADANTASSVAEAAALSRSEDSASASSGTAASPPATGAGGATAAGGSATSGVAPSKGGGTVTTAPLASSTAPAPQRKPHASEPKVDAAKLFVQLGCASCHGPGARYHDRLAQASGKSDADLVRWVRNPEQFLPGTPMPTYADLIDERTARALVRWVKAGGPASLPSSR from the coding sequence ATGCGCCGAGAGGTTGTGGGAGCCGTGAGGAACACGCTGCTGGCGGGACTCACGCTGTTCGTGGCGGGCTGCGCGGGCACCGTGCGTGCCCCCTACCCGCCCATTCAAGCGGACACGTCTCCGGCGGCGCTGGCGCGGGGCGCCACCATCTTCCATGCGAGCTGCGAGGCGTGCCACCGGAACGGTGGCGCGGAGACGGTGTCCGGTGCGCCGCTGCGTGAACTGCCCTCGTACATGGGGAGCTTCTACGCGGCCAACCTCACGTCGCACCCGACGGCGGGCGTGGGCTCCGCGACGGACGAGGAATTGGCGCGGGCCATCCGCTACGCGGTGAGTCGCGACGGGCGGCTGATGGTGATGCCCAGCTACGCCATGGGCGACGCGGACCTCGCGGCGGTGCTGGGGTTCATGCGCTCGGGGGACCCGCTGTTCGCCGCGGACGCGCAGCCGGCGCCGCGCTCGGAGTTCAGCTTCTTTGGTGGGCTGGGCTTCCGCGTCATCACCGGCAACGAGCCGGTGGAGCGCCCCGCCTCGGGCATCCCCGTGCCGGCGAAGGCGGCCACCCTGGAGTACGGCCGCTACATGGCGCATGACGTGTACGACTGCGCGTCGTGCCATACCGACGGCTTCAGCCCGAACAAGACGGAGGGCGACGACGTCTTCTCTGGCGGCATGTCCTTCCTGGACCCGGAGGGGAACAAGGTCCGCTCCAGCAACATCACCTTCCACGAGACGGGGCTGGCGAACTGGACGCTGGAGGACTTCACCCGCGCGGTGAGAGATGGCCTCGCGCCGGATGGCTCCGCGCTGCGCTCGCCCATGCCGCGCTTCCGGGGCATGGACACCGTGGAGGCCCAGGCCCTCTATGACTTCCTGCGCTCCGTGCCCGAGCAGGACAACGAGGTGAAGGGGGCCCGGCCGCGCCTCACCGCCACCTCCGTGCGCCCCGCCTGGGTGGCGGAGAGCGCGGAGACGTCCGGGGGCGCCGACGCGAACACCGCGAGCTCCGTGGCTGAAGCCGCCGCCCTGAGCCGGAGCGAGGACTCCGCCAGCGCTTCGTCCGGGACGGCGGCGAGCCCCCCGGCCACCGGCGCCGGAGGGGCGACCGCGGCGGGCGGCTCCGCGACGTCGGGCGTTGCGCCCTCGAAGGGCGGCGGCACGGTGACCACAGCCCCCCTCGCCTCCTCCACCGCGCCGGCACCCCAGCGGAAGCCGCATGCCTCCGAGCCGAAGGTGGATGCGGCGAAGCTCTTCGTGCAGCTCGGCTGCGCGAGCTGCCATGGCCCCGGCGCCCGCTACCACGACCGGCTCGCGCAGGCCTCGGGCAAGAGTGACGCGGACCTGGTGCGCTGGGTGCGCAACCCCGAACAGTTCCTCCCGGGCACACCCATGCCCACCTACGCGGACCTGATTGACGAGCGCACCGCGCGGGCCCTGGTGCGCTGGGTGAAGGCCGGTGGCCCGGCCTCGCTGCCGTCCTCCCGCTGA